A window from Peromyscus eremicus chromosome 1, PerEre_H2_v1, whole genome shotgun sequence encodes these proteins:
- the Cib1 gene encoding calcium and integrin-binding protein 1 — protein MGGSGSRLSKELLAEYQDLTFLTKQEILLAHRRFCELLPPEHRSVEESLHTRVSSEQILSLPELKANPFKERICMVFSTSPTRDSLSFEDFLDLLSVFSDTATPDIKSHYAFRIFDFDDDGTLDREDLSRLVNCLTGEGEDTRLSASEMKQLIDNILEESDIDRDGTINLSEFQHVISRSPDFASSFKIVL, from the exons ATGGGAGGCTCGGGCAGTCGCCTGTCCAAGGAGCTGCTGGCCGAGTACCAG GACCTGACGTTCCTGACCAAGCAGGAGATCCTCCT AGCCCACAGGCGGTTTTGTGAGTTGCTTCCCCCGGAGCATCGGAGCGTGGAGGAGTCACTGCACACCCGAGTGTCATCTGAGCAGATTCTCAGCCTTCCAGAGCTCAAG GCCAACCCCTTCAAGGAGCGAATCTGCATGGTGTTCTCCACGTCCCCTACCAGAGACAGCCTAAGCTTCGAGGACTTCCTGGACCTCCTGAGTGTCTTCAGTGACACAGCAACCCCAGACATCAAGTCACACTATGCCTTCCGCATCTTTG ACTTTGATGATGATGGAACCCTGGACAGAGAAGACCTGAGTCGGCTTGTGAACTGCCTCACAGGAGAGGGCGAGGACACACGGCTCAGTGCTTCTGAGATGAAGCAGCTTATCGACAAT ATCCTGGAAGAGTCGGACATTGACAGGGATGGAACCATCAATCTCTCCGAGTTCCAGCACGTCATTTCTCGTTCACCAGACTTTGCCAG CTCCTTTAAGATTGTCCTGTGA
- the Sema4b gene encoding semaphorin-4B: MGRASCSATLLCARLLLLPLLLLLRTTRTRALGPRISVPLGSEERLIRKFEAENISNYTALLLSQDGKTLYVGAQEALFELNSNISFLPGGEYQQLLWRADADRKQQCSFKGKDLKRDCQNYIKILLPLNSSHLLTCGTAAFSPLCAYINIASFTLAQDEAGNVLLEDGKGRCPFDPNFKSTALVVDGELYTGTVSSFQGNDPAISRSQSSRPTKTESSLNWLQDPAFVASAYIPESLGSPEGDDDKIYFFFSETGQEFEFFENTIVSRVARVCKGDEGGERVLQQRWTSFLKAQLLCSRPDDGFPFNVLQDVFTLSPNPQDWRKTLFYGVFTSQWHRGTTEGSAICVFTMNDVQRAFDGLYKKVNRETQQWYTETHPVPAPRPGACITNSARERKINSSLQLPDRVLNFLKDHFLMDGQVRSRLLLLQPQARYQRVAVHRVPGLHSTYDVLFLGTGDGRLHKAVTLGSRVHIIEELQIFPQGQPVQNLLLDRRGGLLYASSHSGVVQVPVANCSLYPTCGDCLLARDPYCAWSGSSCRLVSLHQPDLASRPWIQDIEGANAKDLCNTSSARPRTLVPAGKPCKQVQIQPNTVNTLACPLLSNLATRLWLYNGAPVNASASCRVLPTGDLLLVGSQQGFGIFQCWSIEEGFRQLVASYCPEVMEDGVMGQKDQHDGIPVIINTSRVSAPAGGRASWGADKSYWNEFLVMCTLFGLAVVLLVLFFLYRHRDGMKLFLKQGECATVHPKTRPVVLPPETRPLNGVGPPSTPLDHRGYQALSDSSPGPRVFTESEKRPLSIQDSFVEVSPVCPRPRVRLGSEIRDSVV, from the exons GCTCTGAAGAAAGGCTGATCCGAAAATTTGAAGCGGAAAACATCTCCAACTACACGGCCCTTCTGCTAAGCCAAGACGGCAAGACGCTGTACGTGGGGGCCCAAGAGGCACTCTTTGAACTTAACAGCAACATCAGCTTCCTGCCAGGCGGGGAGTACCAACAG CTGCTTTGGCGTGCAGATGCTGACAGGAAGCAGCAGTGCAGCTTTAAGGGCAAGGACCTTAAG CGAGACTGTCAAAACTACATCAAGATCCTTCTGCCGCTCAACAGCAGCCACCTGCTCACCTGTGGCACAGCAGCCTTCAGCCCCCTGTGTGCCTACATT AACATAGCGAGCTTCACTTTAGCGCAAGATGAGGCCGGCAATGTCCTCCTGGAGGATGGCAAGGGCCGTTGTCCCTTTGACCCCAACTTCAAGTCCACTGCCCTGGTGGTTG ATGGTGAGCTGTACACTGGAACAGTCAGTAGCTTCCAGGGAAACGACCCAGCCATTTCCCGGAGCCAGAGTTCCCGCCCCACCAAGACTGAGAGCTCCCTCAACTGGCTACAAG ATCCTGCCTTTGTGGCCTCAGCCTACATTCCTGAAAGTCTGGGCAGCCCAGAAGGTGATGACGATAAGATCTACTTCTTCTTCAGTGAGACGGGCCAGGAGTTTGAGTTCTTTGAGAACACCATTGTGTCCCGAGTTGCCCGAGTCTGCAAG GGCGATGAGGGTGGAGAGCGGGTGTTACAGCAGCGCTGGACCTCCTTCCTCAAGGCTCAGCTCCTGTGCTCCCGGCCCGATGATGGCTTTCCCTTTAACGTGCTACAAGATGTCTTCACCCTGAGCCCCAACCCCCAGGATTGGCGCAAGACCCTGTTCTATGGGGTCTTCACCTCCCAGTG GCACAGAGGGACCACAGAGGGCTCCGCCATCTGTGTCTTCACCATGAATGATGTGCAGAGGGCCTTTGATGGCCTGTACAAGAAAGTGAACAGAGAGACACAGCAGTGGTACACTGAGACGCACCCGGTGCCCGCACCCCGGCCTGGAGCG TGCATCACCAACAGTGCCCGGGAACGGAAGATCAACTCATCCCTACAGCTTCCAGACCGAGTGCTAAACTTCCTCAAGGACCACTTCCTGATGGATGGGCAGGTCCGCAGccgcctgctgctgctgcagccacaAGCCCGCTACCAGCGTGTGGCTGTGCACCGAGTGCCTGGCTTGCACAGCACTTACGATGTCCTCTTTCTGGGCACTG GTGATGGCCGCCTGCACAAGGCAGTGACCCTGGGCTCCAGAGTGCACATCATTGAGGAGCTGCAGATCTTCCCTCAAGGACAGCCTGTGCAGAACCTGCTCTTGGACCGCCGTGGG GGACTGTTGTATGCCTCCTCCCATTCTGGCGTAGTACAAGTGCCGGTAGCCAACTGCAGCCTGTACCCAACCTGTGGAGACTGCCTCCTCGCTCGAGACCCCTACTGTGCCTGGAGTGGCTCTAGCTGCAGGCTTGTCAGCCTCCACCAGCCTGATCTGGCCTCCAG GCCATGGATCCAGGACATTGAGGGAGCCAATGCGAAAGATCTCTGCAACACTTCCTCGGCCAGGCCCCGGACTTTAGTGCCAGCAG GCAAGCCATGTAAACAAGTCCAGATCCAACCGAACACGGTGAACACCCTGGCCTGCCCACTCCTCTCGAACCTGGCCACTCGGCTCTGGTTGTACAATGGGGCCCCTGTCaatgcctctgcctcttgccGTGTGTTGCCCACCGGTGACCTGCTGTTGGTGGGCAGCCAGCAGGGGTTCGGGATCTTCCAGTGTTGGTCAATAGAAGAAGGATTCCGGCAGCTGGTGGCCAGCTACTgcccagaggtgatggaggatgGGGTGATGGGCCAAAAGGACCAGCATGATGGTATTCCAGTCATCATCAACACATCCCGAGTGAGTGCACCCGCTGGCGGCAGGGCCAGCTGGGGTGCAGACAAGTCCTACTGGAACGAATTCCTGGTGATGTGTACTCTGTTCGGCCTTGCCGTGGTGCTTCTGGTTTTGTTCTTTCTCTACCGACATCGGGATGGCATGAAACTTTTCCTAAAGCAGGGCGAATGTGCCACCGTGCACCCCAAGACTCGTCCTGTGGTGCTCCCACCTGAGACCCGACCACTCAATGGTGTCGGCCCTCCTAGCACCCCACTTGACCACCGAGGCTACCAGGCCCTGTCGGATAGCTCCCCAGGGCCCCGAGTCTTTACTGAGTCAGAGAAGAGGCCACTGAGTAtccaggacagctttgtggaggtGTCTCCCGTGTGTCCCCGGCCCCGGGTTCGACTGGGCTCTGAGATCCGAGACTCTGTGGTATGA